One Pyrofollis japonicus DNA window includes the following coding sequences:
- a CDS encoding C25 family cysteine peptidase, with protein MGRLGIGDQKTLVIIAVLVLFLVPSIAPLVGSAEASGVIVVSGHAGPDGLALVHAVLPPGKYEVAAIKGSVNKHLSLPRPLLLSFLPDPSLWERLRSIAVSSVTVSSPTVRLLETSSGVELYAWVPAKPGSEVKVVLEKLGNTGTSDAARDDMVIIVPSDPLLVAAAERIAKIHRGQGLSVKIVTTDEIYREHHEAPRPVTMCKNLPKDYNESLALRILSFIKSLKGSNIHYILLIGDAHDVPPIYYCSPTLRELVSPDEGIVPSDYYYADPDGDGSIDFAVGRIPFSDVASVAAYINSLERWVKGGDWQKRALLAGGAPFATDLFVGEAAVTSTIPYIGSLGLNVSELLLSLPGYSGTSLAAFLGNYGLYYVVTHGTGSAMLDYVPGGIWNYDFQEKLNARQVPYTPRPGVFVTPACRVAYWDYDLFDPPFTPPSIAVAMLERGAAIAFIGSTRVAVEAIDAAYFGLQGTEVSLAGADAPLQLFFKMLPGSSTVGEAWRKALNAYLSSPKSMYRVYLTSGEEEIGSLVVHELAFLGDPAIPNPWKEAKGAEAEKPLMTPPLGSLQVDAAIAAMPLARYVTGSITAYNPGSSTTVSFTIESGCPSILEAQGLVRIEGYVLIGLESLEANATALGSNECRVTLKVPLDAPGLLRVVAIWNDTATAYYLAVGGAYLDKDGATVVFRGLDVLETIGDEPIAIAVNNTLRSLVPGGSTNYNVSLPVLGGPSGYVTVSAKPIYRYDLIYGGKAIADAMRILAKLYTVNATMRHHALPLSPALAPPMNQSNPLLPIIVAGGESTPAGTANESTNVCSCSNYFVALILLAALVTVLQVLQLFARSK; from the coding sequence TTGGGTAGACTAGGTATAGGTGACCAGAAAACACTAGTAATCATTGCTGTGTTAGTGCTCTTCCTTGTCCCGTCTATAGCTCCTCTCGTTGGCTCGGCAGAGGCTAGCGGAGTAATAGTCGTCTCCGGGCATGCTGGTCCCGACGGCCTGGCCCTTGTGCATGCTGTGCTTCCCCCCGGCAAGTACGAGGTAGCAGCGATAAAGGGTAGCGTCAATAAGCATTTATCGCTTCCACGGCCACTTCTCCTAAGCTTTCTCCCGGACCCCTCTCTCTGGGAAAGGCTCCGCAGCATTGCTGTAAGCTCCGTGACAGTTTCCTCGCCCACTGTGAGGCTGCTTGAGACAAGCAGCGGTGTCGAGCTATACGCGTGGGTACCTGCTAAGCCGGGCTCAGAGGTCAAAGTGGTTCTAGAGAAGCTTGGTAATACAGGTACCTCTGACGCGGCTAGGGACGATATGGTCATAATAGTGCCTAGTGACCCGTTGCTAGTAGCAGCCGCTGAGAGGATCGCGAAGATCCATAGAGGGCAGGGCCTCAGCGTGAAAATAGTCACCACTGACGAGATATACAGAGAGCACCATGAGGCACCCCGCCCCGTAACCATGTGCAAGAACCTGCCAAAGGACTATAATGAGAGCCTCGCGCTACGCATACTCTCGTTCATAAAGAGCTTGAAAGGAAGCAACATTCACTACATACTGCTGATAGGGGACGCACACGACGTGCCGCCGATCTATTATTGTAGCCCGACGCTTCGCGAACTCGTCTCCCCCGACGAGGGTATTGTACCAAGCGACTACTATTACGCCGACCCCGACGGCGACGGTAGCATCGACTTCGCTGTGGGGCGTATACCGTTCAGCGATGTTGCCAGCGTAGCGGCTTACATAAACAGCTTGGAGAGGTGGGTGAAGGGCGGAGATTGGCAGAAGAGGGCCCTGCTAGCTGGAGGAGCACCTTTCGCAACAGATCTCTTCGTCGGCGAGGCGGCAGTAACAAGCACCATACCGTACATCGGGTCACTGGGCCTTAATGTGTCTGAGCTTCTCCTCAGCCTCCCAGGGTACAGTGGCACAAGCCTAGCAGCCTTCCTCGGCAACTATGGCCTATACTACGTCGTGACCCATGGAACGGGGAGCGCGATGCTTGACTACGTGCCGGGAGGCATCTGGAACTATGATTTCCAGGAGAAGCTGAACGCCCGCCAAGTCCCCTACACTCCTAGGCCCGGCGTCTTCGTTACCCCGGCGTGCCGCGTAGCCTACTGGGACTACGATCTCTTCGACCCACCCTTTACTCCTCCCAGCATAGCTGTGGCGATGCTTGAGCGCGGCGCAGCGATAGCGTTCATAGGCTCCACGAGGGTCGCTGTAGAGGCGATAGACGCGGCGTACTTCGGGCTGCAGGGAACCGAGGTCAGCCTCGCCGGGGCGGATGCGCCCCTACAGCTCTTCTTCAAGATGCTCCCGGGAAGCAGCACCGTCGGAGAGGCTTGGAGGAAGGCGCTGAACGCCTACCTGTCCTCGCCTAAGAGCATGTACCGTGTCTACCTCACGAGCGGCGAGGAGGAAATAGGGAGCCTAGTTGTCCACGAGCTAGCGTTCCTCGGAGACCCGGCAATACCTAACCCGTGGAAAGAGGCGAAGGGTGCCGAGGCAGAGAAGCCGCTGATGACTCCTCCGCTGGGCTCGCTACAAGTAGACGCAGCTATAGCAGCGATGCCTCTCGCGAGATACGTGACGGGCAGTATCACTGCCTACAATCCCGGCTCCAGCACCACGGTGAGCTTCACGATAGAGTCGGGGTGCCCGAGCATACTCGAAGCCCAGGGGCTCGTGAGGATAGAGGGATACGTGCTCATAGGGCTAGAGAGCCTAGAAGCCAACGCCACAGCCCTGGGTAGCAACGAGTGCCGCGTCACACTGAAGGTGCCGCTGGACGCCCCGGGCCTGCTAAGGGTAGTAGCAATATGGAACGATACAGCTACGGCCTACTACCTCGCTGTTGGCGGGGCATACCTGGACAAGGATGGCGCCACGGTCGTGTTTAGGGGCTTGGACGTCCTCGAGACGATAGGCGATGAGCCGATAGCCATTGCCGTGAACAATACCCTTAGAAGCCTCGTGCCAGGAGGCTCCACTAACTACAATGTCTCACTACCAGTCCTCGGAGGCCCAAGCGGCTACGTCACAGTATCAGCTAAGCCCATTTACCGCTACGACCTAATCTATGGCGGCAAGGCTATAGCGGACGCTATGAGGATCCTGGCCAAACTATACACCGTGAACGCTACGATGAGGCACCACGCGCTACCATTGTCACCTGCGCTAGCGCCTCCAATGAACCAGTCAAATCCGCTACTTCCAATCATAGTGGCGGGCGGAGAGTCGACACCCGCGGGCACGGCAAACGAGAGCACCAATGTGTGCAGCTGTAGCAACTATTTTGTCGCACTCATATTGCTGGCGGCCCTCGTCACCGTGCTGCAAGTGCTTCAGCTATTCGCTAGAAGCAAGTAG
- a CDS encoding helix-turn-helix domain-containing protein produces MIGPSERRVAELLACYDFRLEADRIARRLGVSDTYVRQILRKLREKGIKLWPQHVRDIRPLGLVTLVIYSKKPLGEVATLNDLANKVPLYRYFYSYRVTLDNKHIYSYVVPREFAEEAVSEVSELGEVEKGVVAPVYPCSDIAAKLPGLPETYRPSLLDLLIYALLDLKPLATIQELTDINIIYEERLEARIPGHRLSYGKLLRAYQRLSSAGVVGRTMLLAVHRLGSPSIIPLYIQARKECYAELYQLVAETMSAPSIFVGEESVSTVMVLGDDETEEARRKLGDCIVYSGVITHGLGTTLPVEMYDPFSKKWVLEPMDLPRLVEKLGYLAR; encoded by the coding sequence TTGATAGGGCCTAGTGAGCGGAGGGTAGCAGAGCTGCTAGCCTGCTACGATTTCCGCCTAGAAGCCGATAGGATCGCGCGACGCCTCGGAGTCTCAGATACCTATGTTAGGCAGATACTCCGAAAGCTGAGAGAGAAAGGGATAAAACTATGGCCTCAACACGTTCGCGATATTCGCCCCCTTGGCCTAGTTACACTAGTGATTTATTCTAAGAAGCCGCTAGGAGAAGTAGCCACGCTTAATGACCTAGCGAACAAGGTTCCGCTTTACCGGTATTTCTACTCGTACCGGGTGACTCTCGATAACAAGCATATCTATAGCTACGTTGTGCCCAGGGAGTTCGCTGAGGAAGCTGTCAGCGAGGTCTCAGAGCTAGGCGAGGTCGAGAAGGGAGTTGTTGCACCTGTTTACCCGTGCAGCGATATCGCGGCCAAGTTGCCGGGGCTACCGGAGACCTATAGGCCGAGCCTCCTCGACCTGCTTATCTACGCCCTCCTGGACTTGAAGCCTTTGGCGACGATACAGGAGCTCACAGATATCAACATCATCTACGAGGAGAGACTTGAGGCTAGGATACCCGGGCACCGCCTCAGCTACGGGAAGCTGTTGCGCGCCTACCAGAGGCTGAGCAGCGCAGGCGTAGTAGGCAGGACGATGCTGCTCGCAGTACACCGTCTCGGCTCGCCTAGCATCATACCGCTCTACATCCAGGCGAGAAAGGAGTGCTATGCTGAGCTCTACCAGCTAGTAGCCGAAACCATGTCTGCTCCAAGCATATTCGTCGGCGAGGAGAGCGTCTCAACAGTAATGGTTCTAGGCGACGACGAGACAGAGGAGGCTAGGAGGAAGCTAGGCGACTGCATAGTCTACAGCGGAGTAATAACGCATGGGCTTGGAACTACTCTCCCCGTCGAAATGTATGACCCGTTTAGCAAGAAGTGGGTCCTTGAGCCAATGGATCTTCCCCGGCTGGTGGAGAAGCTGGGGTATCTGGCTCGTTAG
- a CDS encoding DMT family transporter — protein sequence MEVARRVLGMRSSGVVYVYLAAVAWSTIAVATKYGYLAGCSPSGVLLGRQLLAALLTVLGALGGIYKWSVVLDRRVAFIGAVVFAPFYASFYYGVELLGVAREEVLLYTAPLWVLVYELVLEARRPSPASITASLLVLAGAVAMASEAWVNGGLGLAGFTVGLLSGALYAASIYCSACLAKGLDPLSLAAGVQFWLLLGALPISLAIGAPRVTTGCLPSLVYLAVVISHLSYIAFYRGLSKGVDAHRASIAATIELVLGVVWGIVLFGEPVTTSFLLGSSLIILAQIVPTLQRGRSKLRVECTEGTQRENTPA from the coding sequence TTGGAGGTAGCTCGGAGAGTTCTAGGGATGAGGAGCAGTGGCGTCGTCTACGTCTACCTGGCCGCTGTCGCGTGGTCAACCATAGCTGTGGCTACGAAGTATGGCTACCTAGCCGGGTGCAGTCCTAGCGGAGTGCTACTAGGTAGGCAGCTACTCGCCGCATTGCTCACAGTGCTCGGCGCACTAGGTGGTATCTATAAGTGGAGCGTAGTGCTTGATCGCCGCGTCGCATTCATAGGCGCAGTAGTGTTTGCTCCCTTCTATGCCTCCTTCTACTACGGGGTGGAGCTTCTCGGAGTCGCTAGGGAGGAGGTGCTCCTCTATACTGCTCCCCTCTGGGTCCTAGTGTACGAGCTAGTATTGGAGGCGAGGCGGCCGAGCCCAGCAAGCATCACGGCATCGCTCCTCGTTCTAGCCGGCGCCGTGGCCATGGCATCAGAGGCCTGGGTTAACGGTGGCTTAGGCCTCGCTGGCTTCACTGTAGGGCTACTGAGTGGCGCCCTCTACGCAGCCTCCATCTATTGCTCTGCCTGCCTCGCCAAGGGGCTCGACCCCTTGTCGCTTGCTGCTGGCGTCCAGTTCTGGCTACTCCTCGGCGCCCTCCCAATATCGCTCGCCATTGGCGCGCCCCGGGTGACTACTGGGTGCCTGCCTTCACTCGTATACTTGGCGGTAGTCATTAGCCACTTGTCCTACATAGCCTTCTACCGGGGGCTCAGCAAGGGAGTTGACGCGCATAGGGCGTCGATAGCCGCTACTATTGAGCTCGTGCTGGGCGTTGTCTGGGGCATAGTATTGTTCGGCGAACCGGTTACTACAAGCTTCCTCCTAGGCTCATCCCTGATAATACTCGCCCAGATAGTGCCCACGCTTCAGCGAGGAAGGAGTAAATTAAGGGTTGAGTGCACAGAGGGAACTCAACGCGAGAACACTCCAGCGTAG
- a CDS encoding DUF4129 domain-containing protein, giving the protein MSAQRELNARTLQRRSTRLPINDKERRPRGALENKLMLARLGALLLLAFLLLSETGAALASREEQSVEEELAKSFRSLLAEFALGSTSYDEAASILRALASCSKEPVAQAALGAAEALQSNTSLAEKRTALDHLLESMIENGVPYTCPSSLLYRAYLVVAMDPTPLGMGVVDPAKSIQRLSAILGTVLRMTGAAGTRVEEIVFTYYPSSLAKGMNPYAAIHGMAMTAALAGRVDDAYWRRTLLLDRAALRLLAALTNPVVLQSNVAKRMLIIVFPEYSPSEPERLLMLSQRAYNESDTVSLAALAGLSVAAYPVRAKLLARIVLPPHENYVVVYSVGGFTPSLLGSRAVPAFLRTDSGDYVVPAAYPLAIGARAPAKGLANRYKGGLIEILMNDILEAGYDPVNWTIVGGEASIIVRSEPSDISLATITTLIADPFAPLDPWLLSKDVYVPGAQEALKRLEEGGVDALVEYALTTAHPWPAVLAIAALNTYERGLLQPVSLEDIKVFMSWARIPKGTNPFKYCSISIASKKAAEIIASAKSPEEIVKRIGYLARYASLRYLEGKLVVNYGAVRGLVALLEKTVPGLNEAFNRVAEENPVLVYWARGLIETPSPTNTVILVKEDVGDLAKAAARLREAAASPSNINASSVLGKAAKQVEQVAASIESGNIPEAVLLAKRIRQSLEAGGKEAEVIKKALGEEGVADLVKALERVETLGGTDAAKIAGAKRVLEELAKEAEKQGKKGLAEKLRKLAEALGEGRTEEARSLAKEVAKEASSAGGELSALSERLGRLFQEKPQPTLREIAEAITGSQPGGQGVVDESIREIIELIRKGRFEEAAKSLEEVAKENPEQAARAIEELQQAGLNVSEILSHMNPEAVNKLVKGVLKTRASRAITINTSGEILVAENNASNTSLKLPGAPQIPRPRISSNMSTALLLATVTLAAAALLLWLSSPARIEALRSLAEPVAARMPWRRQGAQGGLGDAKSRVVAEFSKLLSILSKTYAPREPSETHREYARKLPEEPRRLYEEAALAYEEAKFSNHPVSEHHLEVVRRALRGLLRRRGT; this is encoded by the coding sequence TTGAGTGCACAGAGGGAACTCAACGCGAGAACACTCCAGCGTAGAAGCACTAGATTGCCGATAAACGACAAGGAGCGGAGGCCAAGAGGGGCTTTGGAGAACAAGTTGATGCTTGCACGCCTAGGCGCCCTCTTGCTGCTAGCGTTCCTGCTCCTCTCCGAGACTGGCGCAGCATTAGCCAGCAGAGAGGAGCAAAGCGTTGAGGAGGAGCTTGCTAAGAGTTTCCGCTCCCTCCTGGCAGAGTTCGCCCTCGGCTCTACTAGCTACGATGAAGCAGCCAGCATTCTTAGAGCACTGGCGAGCTGCTCCAAGGAGCCGGTCGCCCAAGCCGCATTGGGCGCCGCAGAAGCCCTGCAGTCGAACACAAGCTTGGCGGAGAAGAGGACTGCACTAGACCACTTGCTGGAATCGATGATAGAGAACGGGGTACCGTATACGTGTCCGAGCAGCCTCCTCTACCGCGCCTACCTAGTAGTAGCCATGGACCCAACGCCTCTAGGGATGGGCGTAGTCGATCCCGCGAAGAGTATCCAGAGGCTCTCGGCGATACTTGGTACAGTTCTGCGGATGACCGGGGCAGCGGGGACCAGGGTTGAGGAGATAGTTTTCACCTATTATCCCTCCAGCCTGGCCAAGGGCATGAACCCCTATGCGGCAATCCACGGAATGGCTATGACGGCTGCGCTCGCTGGCCGAGTAGACGATGCCTATTGGAGGAGGACGCTGCTTCTCGATAGGGCCGCGCTGCGCCTACTAGCCGCGCTGACTAATCCCGTGGTCCTGCAGTCTAATGTCGCGAAGAGGATGCTGATAATTGTGTTCCCCGAGTATTCTCCCTCCGAGCCTGAGCGCCTCCTAATGCTCTCGCAGAGAGCGTACAATGAGAGCGACACCGTGAGTCTCGCGGCTCTAGCAGGGCTAAGCGTCGCCGCGTACCCCGTGAGGGCGAAGCTCCTCGCACGGATAGTGCTCCCGCCCCACGAGAACTATGTCGTCGTCTACTCCGTTGGAGGCTTCACTCCTAGCCTCCTAGGGTCTAGAGCGGTGCCCGCGTTTCTCCGCACAGATAGCGGCGACTACGTCGTGCCCGCTGCTTACCCGCTGGCCATAGGTGCTCGGGCTCCGGCCAAGGGCTTGGCCAACCGCTACAAGGGGGGACTCATAGAGATCTTGATGAACGATATCCTGGAGGCTGGCTATGACCCGGTTAACTGGACAATAGTAGGCGGCGAGGCATCGATAATCGTTAGGAGCGAGCCAAGCGACATAAGCCTCGCAACAATAACAACCCTCATCGCTGACCCCTTCGCTCCGCTGGATCCCTGGCTCCTCTCCAAGGACGTGTATGTGCCGGGTGCCCAGGAGGCTTTGAAGAGGCTTGAAGAAGGCGGAGTAGACGCCCTCGTAGAGTACGCGTTAACAACTGCTCATCCGTGGCCAGCTGTGCTCGCAATAGCTGCGCTCAACACATATGAGAGGGGACTATTGCAGCCCGTGTCGCTGGAGGACATCAAAGTATTCATGAGTTGGGCCAGGATCCCTAAGGGCACAAACCCGTTCAAGTATTGCAGCATAAGTATCGCCTCGAAGAAGGCTGCAGAGATAATAGCTAGTGCCAAGAGTCCGGAGGAGATTGTTAAGAGGATAGGCTACCTGGCACGCTACGCGTCTCTGCGATACCTTGAAGGAAAGCTTGTAGTAAATTATGGCGCTGTCCGGGGCCTCGTAGCGCTCCTCGAGAAAACCGTGCCAGGGCTCAACGAGGCATTCAACCGCGTCGCCGAGGAGAATCCCGTCCTCGTGTATTGGGCTCGGGGACTCATCGAGACACCTAGCCCGACCAATACCGTTATCCTCGTCAAGGAGGATGTGGGAGATCTTGCTAAGGCAGCGGCAAGGCTGAGAGAAGCGGCGGCGAGCCCGAGCAACATAAACGCCTCCTCCGTCCTCGGCAAGGCGGCTAAGCAGGTTGAACAGGTAGCGGCGAGCATCGAGTCCGGCAACATACCGGAGGCCGTGTTGCTCGCAAAGAGGATAAGGCAGAGCCTCGAAGCCGGGGGCAAGGAGGCGGAGGTGATCAAGAAGGCTCTCGGCGAGGAAGGAGTAGCTGACCTGGTTAAGGCACTGGAGAGGGTTGAGACCCTCGGCGGCACAGATGCTGCAAAGATTGCTGGAGCTAAGCGCGTCCTCGAGGAACTCGCCAAGGAGGCAGAAAAGCAGGGGAAGAAGGGGCTCGCAGAGAAGCTCAGGAAGCTCGCAGAGGCATTGGGGGAGGGGCGCACAGAAGAGGCTAGGAGCCTAGCCAAAGAGGTGGCGAAGGAGGCCTCCAGCGCTGGCGGGGAGCTCTCAGCTCTCTCCGAGAGGCTTGGAAGGCTCTTCCAGGAAAAACCTCAGCCCACGCTGAGAGAGATAGCTGAGGCCATAACGGGTTCACAGCCAGGCGGCCAAGGGGTAGTTGATGAATCGATCAGGGAGATAATTGAGTTGATAAGGAAGGGGAGGTTCGAGGAGGCTGCAAAGAGCCTCGAGGAGGTAGCGAAGGAGAACCCGGAGCAGGCTGCTAGGGCTATTGAGGAGCTTCAACAAGCTGGGCTAAACGTCTCAGAGATACTTAGTCACATGAACCCTGAAGCTGTAAACAAGCTGGTTAAAGGGGTGCTGAAGACCAGGGCATCAAGAGCGATAACTATCAATACTAGCGGCGAGATACTCGTAGCAGAGAACAATGCAAGCAATACTAGTCTTAAGCTGCCAGGGGCGCCGCAGATACCGAGGCCCAGGATAAGCAGCAACATGTCTACAGCACTGCTCCTAGCAACAGTAACGCTCGCTGCTGCAGCACTGCTGCTGTGGCTCTCCAGCCCTGCGAGAATAGAGGCTCTGAGGAGCCTCGCTGAGCCAGTGGCTGCGAGAATGCCTTGGCGAAGGCAGGGAGCCCAGGGCGGGCTCGGCGACGCTAAGAGCAGGGTTGTCGCTGAGTTCTCGAAGCTGCTAAGCATTCTCTCCAAGACGTATGCGCCCAGGGAGCCGAGCGAGACTCATAGAGAGTATGCGAGAAAGCTCCCAGAGGAGCCCCGCCGCTTATACGAGGAGGCCGCCCTTGCCTACGAGGAGGCGAAGTTCAGCAACCACCCCGTCTCGGAGCACCACTTGGAGGTAGTTAGGAGGGCGCTCCGGGGACTGCTTCGGAGGAGAGGCACGTAG